In Blastococcus saxobsidens DD2, the genomic stretch GACGCCGAGCACGTGACGGTCGTCAACCACAAGCGGCTGTCCCGGCTCGACGTGCTCCGGGCACCGGTCCGGCCCGCCGACGTGCGCCCGCAGACGCTCGTGGTCGCCTTCTCCCGCAAGACCGTCTACGCCGCCGCCGCGGAGCTCGACCAGCACCGGCCGGGCAAGGTCGGGGTCCTCTACGGGGCCCTGCCGCCGGCCACTCGCCGCGAGGTGATCGAGCGGTTCACCAGCGGCGAGGTCGAGGTGCTGGTCACCACCGACGTGATCGGCCACGGCATCAACGTGCCGGCCACCACGGTGCTGTTCGCCGAGACCACCAAGTTCGACGGCACCAAGGTCCGCCCGCTGCGCAGCTGGGAGACCGCCCAGATCGCCGGGCGGGCGGGCCGCTACGGCCTCACCGGCCACGGCCAGGTGGGCGTGCTGACCGGGGTGACCGGGCTGCGGGCCGACCAGGGCGTACTGACCGCCGGCGCGGCCGTGGCGCGCGGAGACGCGATGAGCGACCTCCCCAAGCGCGCCCCCCGGCTGCGGCCCGAGCTCGCCGACCTCGGCGCCTTCGAGGCCGTGGACCTGCCCGAGGCGCTGACCCGGTGGATGGCCTGGGCCCGGGCCGCCACCCGCGACCACGCGATGACCCCGGACGACGTCACCAGCCTGATCGTCCGCGTCCACGCGCTGCTGCCGCTGCTGCGCGGCCCGCTCGGCGCGGCCGGCGACCTCGACACGGTCTGGCGGCTGGTCAACCTGGCCATCGACTACAACCCGCCGCGGCGCACCCGGTGGCTGGTCCTCGCCCAGGCCGCGCTGCGCCACGCGGCCGGGCTGCCGGTACAGCCGGAGACCGTGCTGCCCGACGTCCCGCGCGGCGGCGGCGTCGAGGAGTTCGAGCAGGCGGCCGCCGCCGCCCGCGACGCTCAGACGCTCCTTCGCCAGTTCCCCGGTGTCGCCGGGCTGACCAGCGACGACGCCGCGTGGGTCGAGGAGGAGTGCGCGGAGATGATCAGCGAGCTGCTCCCCGACGCGATCTCGCTCGGCCGGTCGGGGAAGTGCGTGGCGTGCGGAAACGCGATCGCGCCGTGGTTCACCACCTGCCGGCCCTGCAGCGGCGGCCCCGCCGGACGCCCCGGTGGGAGCCGCGATCGCCGTCCCGCCGCCGGGGGCCGGCGTACTGCGGGCCGCGCGGCCGGCCGGGCGCTCGGTGGGCGCCAGGGCGGGCCGCGGGGCCGGGCCCGGCGCGGCTGACGGCTCGGCTGCGTCGGTCCGGGCGCCACCGGGGCGCTGCGCCAGGGCAGGACTTTCCAAACGGACGCGGCCGTTTCGGATTTTTGTGCCCGTGCCGGGTGGTCCGCGTGCCCGTAACGTCACTGACAGCAAGCGCGCCCTGTCAGATCGTCATCCGGCGTGCACCCCGCCTCCGAGGAGCTTCCCATGCCTTCCTTCTCCCGCCCGTCCCTGACCCTGCTCCCCGGCGTCCCCGCCGCCATGGAGACGCCCGAGCCGTTCGCCGCGCAGGAGTGGAGCCGGCCGT encodes the following:
- a CDS encoding helicase-related protein, yielding MPDTPARSAATSRRRERSTGRQSAALDTDRAAARQERLAQASWVEGAAPALPMRTVRPTEVVFHLGPTNSGKTYESLQALAATGSGVYAAPLRQLAHEAYAKLSAQLPPGTVGLSTGEEEIDPYAPIVCCTVEKAPLRGELLVLDESHWIADPDRGHHWARLLLTGEYREMHLISAAEAYLLLKPLVSDAEHVTVVNHKRLSRLDVLRAPVRPADVRPQTLVVAFSRKTVYAAAAELDQHRPGKVGVLYGALPPATRREVIERFTSGEVEVLVTTDVIGHGINVPATTVLFAETTKFDGTKVRPLRSWETAQIAGRAGRYGLTGHGQVGVLTGVTGLRADQGVLTAGAAVARGDAMSDLPKRAPRLRPELADLGAFEAVDLPEALTRWMAWARAATRDHAMTPDDVTSLIVRVHALLPLLRGPLGAAGDLDTVWRLVNLAIDYNPPRRTRWLVLAQAALRHAAGLPVQPETVLPDVPRGGGVEEFEQAAAAARDAQTLLRQFPGVAGLTSDDAAWVEEECAEMISELLPDAISLGRSGKCVACGNAIAPWFTTCRPCSGGPAGRPGGSRDRRPAAGGRRTAGRAAGRALGGRQGGPRGRARRG